A genomic stretch from Anaerolinea thermophila UNI-1 includes:
- the guaB gene encoding IMP dehydrogenase, whose product MKIRSDVALTFDDVLLVPRRSDVRSRKQVDTSSYLTKQIRLKIPIVSANMDTVTETRMAIAMARQGGIGILHRFMTIPQQVEMVERVKRAESMIVDNPITIAASATVQQARELMAEREVGGLVVVSDEGKLLGMVTTRDVLLAVNGDAPVSQVMTPRERLVVAGKEETLESAREKLYQHRIEKLPLVDENDRVVGLITAQDIVKIQEHPNATKDARGRLMVGVAVGARGEDVERAQACVEAGADVVVIDIAHGHSDLVLDMLRTLKKKLSVPIIAGNVATAEGVRDLAEAGADAVKVGVGAGSICITRVVTGFGIPQLTAILECAREGQRLGVPIIADGGVRNSGDLVKALAAGASTVMLGSALAGTDESPGASVVREGRRYKVVRGMASLTANIQRKAIEKGEISEEDWGEVVPEGVEAIVPARGTVVDILHQFVGGLRSGLSYAGAHTIEELWKNAEFVPITQAGYRESGAHDVSKI is encoded by the coding sequence ATGAAGATTCGATCGGATGTTGCCTTAACGTTTGACGACGTGTTGCTGGTGCCGCGCCGTTCCGATGTGCGCAGTCGTAAACAGGTGGATACGTCTTCCTACCTGACAAAACAAATCCGCCTCAAAATTCCCATTGTCTCTGCCAATATGGATACCGTCACCGAGACGCGCATGGCAATTGCTATGGCACGTCAGGGAGGCATTGGGATTTTGCATCGCTTTATGACCATCCCGCAACAGGTGGAGATGGTGGAGCGCGTGAAACGTGCTGAAAGCATGATTGTGGACAATCCCATTACCATTGCCGCCAGCGCAACGGTCCAGCAGGCACGGGAGTTGATGGCAGAACGAGAGGTTGGCGGGCTGGTGGTAGTCTCTGATGAAGGCAAACTGCTGGGGATGGTGACGACCCGAGATGTCTTGCTGGCGGTGAATGGCGATGCTCCGGTGAGCCAGGTGATGACGCCACGTGAACGGCTGGTTGTGGCAGGGAAAGAGGAAACGCTGGAATCGGCACGAGAAAAACTGTATCAACACCGTATCGAAAAGTTGCCGCTGGTGGACGAAAATGATCGTGTGGTGGGATTAATCACTGCGCAGGATATCGTCAAAATCCAGGAACACCCTAATGCCACCAAAGACGCCCGCGGGCGCTTGATGGTGGGGGTAGCGGTGGGTGCGCGGGGGGAAGATGTAGAACGCGCTCAAGCCTGTGTGGAGGCAGGTGCGGATGTGGTGGTGATTGATATTGCCCATGGCCATTCCGACCTGGTTCTTGACATGCTGAGAACACTGAAGAAAAAACTCTCTGTACCCATCATTGCCGGCAATGTGGCAACGGCCGAAGGCGTGCGCGACCTGGCAGAAGCCGGCGCCGATGCTGTCAAGGTAGGGGTAGGTGCAGGCTCGATCTGCATCACCCGTGTTGTGACCGGCTTTGGCATTCCACAACTCACCGCAATTCTGGAATGTGCTCGTGAGGGTCAACGCTTGGGTGTGCCAATTATTGCCGATGGTGGGGTGCGCAATTCAGGCGATCTGGTCAAGGCGCTGGCGGCAGGTGCCAGCACAGTGATGCTGGGCAGTGCACTGGCAGGAACAGATGAAAGCCCGGGCGCTTCCGTGGTGCGCGAAGGACGCCGTTATAAGGTGGTGCGCGGTATGGCGTCGCTGACTGCCAATATCCAGCGCAAAGCCATCGAGAAGGGCGAAATCAGCGAAGAAGATTGGGGGGAGGTTGTCCCGGAAGGTGTAGAAGCCATTGTGCCAGCCCGGGGCACGGTAGTGGACATTCTGCATCAATTCGTGGGCGGCTTGCGTTCAGGGCTGAGTTATGCTGGTGCGCACACCATTGAGGAATTGTGGAAGAACGCTGAGTTTGTGCCCATTACCCAGGCAGGTTACCGCGAGTCCGGGGCACACGATGTCAGCAAAATTTAG
- a CDS encoding DNA-3-methyladenine glycosylase has translation MSDQALPVEFYDRNTLDVARSLLGMRLIRKFDSIRLVGIITETEAYRGEEDLACHARAGLTPRTRVMFGRAGHAYVYFTYGMHWLLNVVTEREGFPAAVLIRAVRVVEGEAWIRERRKGVPPKNWTDGPAKLCRAFEIDGKLNGADLTVTENGLWIARGQDIPEEYIERTARIGIDSVPEPWRSIPWRFRARDEFMV, from the coding sequence ATGTCTGATCAAGCGCTCCCTGTAGAATTTTACGACAGAAATACGCTGGATGTAGCCCGTTCCTTGCTGGGAATGCGGTTAATTCGGAAATTCGATTCCATCCGTTTGGTCGGAATCATCACCGAGACGGAAGCCTACCGTGGTGAGGAAGATCTTGCCTGCCATGCCCGCGCCGGACTGACTCCACGCACCAGAGTCATGTTTGGCAGAGCCGGGCATGCTTACGTGTACTTTACCTATGGAATGCACTGGTTGCTGAACGTGGTCACCGAGCGAGAAGGATTCCCCGCGGCTGTACTTATCCGCGCAGTACGGGTTGTAGAAGGCGAAGCCTGGATTCGCGAACGGCGCAAGGGAGTACCTCCAAAGAACTGGACGGATGGTCCCGCCAAACTGTGCCGCGCCTTTGAGATTGACGGAAAACTCAACGGCGCAGACCTCACCGTGACCGAGAATGGGTTATGGATTGCCCGCGGGCAGGACATTCCTGAGGAATATATCGAGCGCACTGCGCGCATCGGCATTGATAGCGTGCCGGAGCCCTGGCGTTCTATCCCCTGGCGGTTTCGCGCGCGTGATGAATTCATGGTATAA
- a CDS encoding NeuD/PglB/VioB family sugar acetyltransferase, whose protein sequence is MQFVPVCVPSLASSEIFVLKEWQVREGMWLLAGQPVATLLSGVEEIPVFAPQSGSLAGVHHHPGEVLLAGAVIGWIQQSDYTSGDYDPDAVLVYGGGGHGQVLLELIRQAGHFRLVGVVDDRLSRGETLLGVPVLGGAECLAEWRRKGVGLAVNGVGGIGNPLAREGVFTQLEQAGYFFPTLVHPRALVEPAAILHPGAQVLAMAYVGPCVEVGFGSLINVGAIASHHCRLGRVTNLSPGATLAGGVSLGDYTQVGMQATINVNIRIGKHCLIGNGATVKADVPDGTRVRAGHIWPPLHSSSQSGGTYVSQDSPANSPAQP, encoded by the coding sequence ATGCAATTCGTTCCTGTCTGCGTCCCTTCTTTGGCATCTTCCGAAATTTTTGTTTTGAAAGAATGGCAAGTGCGCGAGGGTATGTGGCTTCTGGCGGGACAGCCGGTAGCCACTCTGCTTTCAGGCGTCGAAGAAATCCCCGTGTTTGCGCCGCAGTCGGGCAGTCTTGCAGGGGTACATCACCATCCCGGAGAGGTTCTGCTGGCAGGCGCAGTCATTGGCTGGATTCAGCAAAGCGACTACACTTCTGGCGATTACGACCCGGATGCAGTGCTGGTGTATGGGGGCGGCGGACATGGACAGGTACTCCTGGAACTCATCCGCCAGGCAGGGCACTTCCGCCTGGTGGGTGTGGTAGACGACCGCCTTTCCCGCGGTGAGACCCTGCTGGGTGTGCCGGTGCTGGGCGGCGCTGAATGCCTGGCTGAATGGCGTCGAAAAGGCGTAGGGCTGGCAGTCAACGGCGTGGGTGGGATTGGCAATCCTTTGGCGCGGGAAGGTGTGTTCACCCAACTGGAACAAGCCGGGTACTTCTTCCCCACCTTGGTGCATCCCCGTGCCCTGGTAGAGCCTGCCGCTATTCTGCACCCCGGCGCGCAGGTGCTGGCAATGGCTTACGTGGGGCCCTGCGTGGAAGTAGGGTTTGGTTCGCTCATCAATGTGGGCGCCATTGCCTCGCATCACTGCCGTCTGGGGCGGGTTACCAACCTTTCACCGGGTGCCACCCTGGCTGGCGGAGTTTCTCTGGGAGACTATACGCAAGTCGGCATGCAAGCGACAATCAATGTGAACATCCGTATTGGAAAACATTGTCTGATTGGCAATGGCGCCACCGTCAAAGCCGATGTTCCGGACGGAACGCGTGTGCGCGCCGGTCACATCTGGCCCCCTCTCCATTCTTCATCTCAATCTGGAGGTACATATGTTTCGCAAGACTCCCCCGCAAACTCCCCCGCCCAACCCTAA